The Methanobacteriaceae archaeon genomic interval ATAACCATAATTTCACCCATATATATTTAATATAAAGTTATAAATCTTATAAACTAATCTTATAAATTTAATTATCTAATAAACTAATTCTTATAAACTGATTTCTTTGAATATCAATGCAATATGTTAAAACATAATATGTTAAAAATATAACTAATTATTTCAATTGCTTGATAATACATCAATTATAATGATTATCTAGAGGTAAACGATGAATCCAGATATTATCAATGTTTTAAATATGGCTGTCTATGTAATATACTTTATGCTACCAGCATATCTTGCAAATGTGAGTGCATTAACTTTTGGGGGAGGTAAACCTCTTGATTTTGGCCGCGAGTTTCGAGATGGGCGAAGAATTTTAGGAGATGGAGTCACCTGGCGAGGGACAATAATTGGAACCGGTATTGGAACTGCCATTGGAATATTGCAGGGAATTATTGCAGGAAATATATTCTACGGAGCATTATTGGGATTTAGTTTAGGTTTAGGAGCATTACTAGGTGATGCTGCAGGCAGTTTTATTAAGAGACGCATTAATATTGGTCGCGGCAGACCTGCCCCCGTTTTAGACCAATTAGACTTCGTAGTAGGTGCATTATTACTTTCATCATTAGTATTTAATCCTAGCTTAGAACTAATTGCACTAGCACTGATTATTAGTCCTATTTTGCATCTTTCAGCAAATTCAATTGGATATCTTTTAGGAATGAAAGATGTTTGGTACTGAATTAATCAATAACATTTTTAATTATGTTAAATATAAATTTAAATTGAAAGTAGTCCTTTGATTAATGATATTCTATTAAATACTAGTTAAAATCCAGAATATCGATTTTTCTAATTTTAAATTATTTAAATTTATAGATTAAAAATAAATTATAAATATAAATAAAAATTTTAAAAATATATAAAAAATAAAGAAAAATCCAGAATAAATTTTTTATTGCTTGTTTTTATATTATGATTATTATTCTATTGTATTTTAGAATTTAAAAAACCATAGCTCGTTTCCAATAATTTATAAGTCATAAAAAACGATTCAAAAGACGTAACATTCTCTGGTATCTCATAAACCAAAGTAGGGTAACCTGCTAAGGCCAATGGTTTAGAAAATAGAAATGCAGAAGAACTTTTATATTTTGCATTTTTGGCTGCAGGATAATAATTGAAATTTAAGCCACTAAATTTAATATTTTGTGCAATAGTCACCGAAGGATTATCCATCTGAGGTGTAGCAACATAATATCCTTCACCATAGCCCGTTTGGTGTGCATGAGATATAATAACCAGATTATAGTCCGATTTTTTAACATCGGGCAGTATGAAGGTGGCTGCTAAGCCTTCACCATTTTTACGGCCTTGAGAGTAATCTTGAGGATTTTTTTCTACTACAATATTATAATTGATTATTTCTACTGGAGTTAGAAGAGCAAAAACCCGGGCAGCCCATTGTTCTGGAGCAATGGCAATAGATTCACGGGCATGAATACCAGTTACTATGGCAATTTTAATTTTAGAATCACCATAATGTGCATAGACATCCTTAGTTACATATCCCCTATCATCTGAACCAATCTGGGAATGGGTGCTCAAATTAAGTAGAACCAGTGGTATTAATATGATGGCCATAATCAATATGGCCACGATATAACTATTTTTAAATTCCATGCAATCAATCTCTGTGAAAATGATGAATAATCTAATAATAATTTAATAAAGGTATAGTTGATTAATGTTGATAATTAATTTACTCATCACTCAAATAATCTTCCATCATTATAGCAGTTCCCACAGCCGGGGCCACTACACATTCTTCAGGTGTTAAAAATTC includes:
- a CDS encoding CDP-2,3-bis-(O-geranylgeranyl)-sn-glycerol synthase → MNPDIINVLNMAVYVIYFMLPAYLANVSALTFGGGKPLDFGREFRDGRRILGDGVTWRGTIIGTGIGTAIGILQGIIAGNIFYGALLGFSLGLGALLGDAAGSFIKRRINIGRGRPAPVLDQLDFVVGALLLSSLVFNPSLELIALALIISPILHLSANSIGYLLGMKDVWY